In one window of Opitutus sp. GAS368 DNA:
- a CDS encoding Gfo/Idh/MocA family oxidoreductase produces the protein MHLTRRAFLKTTALGLAATAFSARSWAQVAGTSSDVRVAVIGLNGRGKNHLASLAKVPGVRLVAICDVDVLVLARTAAELAKTGLTPEKFTDIRQLLAMDGLDAVTIATPNHWHSLAAIWACQAGKDVYIEKPVSHNIWEGRQLVAAAHKYNRVVQAGTQIRSGEGLQEAVAWVRAGHLGKITAARGFCYKRRDSIGKTDRPTPVPATINYDLWSGPAPVIEPHRNSKKNGPVHYDWHWIWTYGNGDVGNQGIHQMDVARWFLGEPGLPRHSLSVGGRLGYVDDGETPNTQVIIHDYATAPLIFEVRGLPSRPQAPAPVAAGMNSADAADAAAATMDKYRGVSIGNVIDCEGGSIVTDSYFEARALDRAGKLVREFKGRDRHMDNFIDVIRSRKTADLYGPIGEGHVSSALCHCGNISHLLGRAASEDKIRDGIKGDAPLAEAYGRMAEHLAVNGVNLAKSRLTLGQPLALDVQAERFTGSGSSAANRLLTRNYRAPFTVPQLA, from the coding sequence ATGCACCTCACCCGCCGCGCCTTCCTCAAGACCACCGCCCTCGGCCTCGCTGCCACCGCCTTCTCCGCCCGCTCGTGGGCTCAGGTCGCCGGCACCAGCAGCGACGTCCGCGTTGCCGTCATCGGCCTCAATGGCCGGGGCAAGAACCATCTGGCCAGCCTCGCCAAAGTCCCCGGCGTACGCCTCGTGGCCATCTGCGACGTCGACGTGCTCGTGCTCGCGCGCACCGCCGCCGAGCTCGCGAAGACCGGCCTCACGCCGGAAAAATTCACGGATATCCGCCAGCTGCTGGCCATGGACGGCCTCGACGCCGTCACCATCGCCACGCCGAACCACTGGCACTCGCTCGCGGCCATCTGGGCCTGCCAGGCGGGCAAGGACGTCTACATCGAAAAACCCGTCTCGCACAACATCTGGGAGGGCCGCCAGCTGGTGGCCGCCGCGCACAAATACAACCGCGTCGTGCAGGCCGGCACGCAGATCCGTTCCGGCGAGGGCCTGCAGGAGGCCGTCGCCTGGGTGCGCGCGGGCCACCTCGGCAAGATCACCGCCGCCCGCGGTTTTTGCTACAAGCGCCGCGACAGCATCGGCAAGACCGACCGGCCCACGCCCGTCCCGGCGACCATCAACTACGACCTCTGGTCCGGCCCCGCCCCCGTCATCGAGCCGCACCGCAACTCGAAGAAGAACGGCCCGGTGCACTACGACTGGCACTGGATCTGGACCTACGGCAACGGCGACGTGGGCAACCAGGGCATCCACCAGATGGACGTCGCCCGCTGGTTCCTCGGCGAGCCCGGCTTGCCCCGGCATTCGTTGAGCGTCGGCGGCCGCCTCGGCTACGTCGACGACGGCGAGACGCCCAACACGCAGGTCATCATCCACGACTACGCCACCGCCCCGCTCATCTTCGAGGTGCGCGGCCTGCCGTCCAGGCCCCAGGCGCCCGCCCCGGTCGCCGCCGGGATGAATTCCGCCGACGCGGCGGATGCCGCCGCCGCCACGATGGACAAATATCGCGGCGTCAGCATCGGCAACGTGATCGATTGCGAGGGCGGCAGCATCGTCACCGACAGCTATTTCGAGGCGCGCGCCCTCGACCGCGCCGGCAAACTGGTCCGTGAGTTCAAGGGCCGCGACCGGCACATGGACAACTTCATCGACGTCATCCGCAGCCGGAAGACCGCCGACCTCTACGGCCCGATCGGGGAGGGTCACGTCTCGAGCGCCCTCTGCCATTGCGGCAACATCTCGCACTTGCTGGGCCGCGCCGCGAGCGAGGACAAGATCCGCGACGGCATCAAGGGCGACGCCCCCCTCGCCGAGGCTTACGGCCGCATGGCCGAGCATCTGGCGGTCAATGGCGTGAACCTCGCCAAGAGCCGCCTCACTCTCGGCCAGCCGCTCGCGCTCGACGTGCAGGCCGAGCGTTTCACGGGCTCGGGCTCGTCGGCCGCCAACCGGCTCCTTACGCGCAACTACCGGGCCCCATTCACCGTTCCGCAGCTTGCCTGA
- a CDS encoding SGNH/GDSL hydrolase family protein — protein MRRLVFAVLLGCILAVRAVAAPPVLAGQRVLVLGDSITQDGRYVSDLEYYLHAAGKDCDLISIGLSSETVSGLTEASSPYPRPCILERLDRALKAVKPSVVLACYGMNDGIYHPSSPERLAAFTDGLRQLIATVRNSGATLVLLTPPVFDPVPLAGKTVPATAAKFGYGSTFYVGYDDVLAEFARAEVALKVDGVTVIDLHTPMAAALAARRISDPKFFFAKDGVHPGDLGHLVMAQAIAAGLGLTVPADPDAELARLSADPVFALVRERRELRSEAWLPYVGYTLDTPFKSNSVKAAEKTVERLQQLIEAPVGK, from the coding sequence ATGCGTCGTTTAGTTTTTGCCGTCCTGCTTGGTTGCATCCTGGCCGTCCGCGCCGTGGCCGCTCCGCCCGTCCTGGCCGGTCAGCGCGTCCTCGTGCTTGGTGACAGCATCACGCAGGATGGCCGCTATGTCAGCGACCTCGAGTATTACCTGCATGCCGCCGGGAAGGACTGCGACCTCATCAGCATCGGGCTCTCAAGCGAGACGGTGTCCGGCCTGACCGAGGCCTCCTCCCCTTACCCACGACCCTGCATCCTCGAGCGGCTCGACCGCGCCCTCAAGGCCGTCAAGCCGTCGGTGGTGCTCGCCTGCTACGGGATGAACGACGGCATCTACCATCCGTCTTCGCCGGAGCGCCTCGCGGCGTTCACCGACGGCCTGCGCCAGCTCATCGCCACGGTCCGCAATTCCGGCGCCACGCTTGTCCTGCTCACCCCGCCGGTCTTCGACCCGGTGCCGCTCGCCGGCAAGACCGTGCCCGCCACGGCGGCGAAATTCGGCTACGGCAGCACCTTCTACGTCGGCTACGACGATGTGCTGGCGGAATTCGCCCGCGCGGAGGTCGCGCTCAAGGTGGATGGCGTGACCGTCATCGACCTCCACACCCCGATGGCCGCGGCGCTCGCTGCGCGCCGCATATCGGATCCAAAGTTCTTCTTCGCCAAGGACGGCGTCCATCCCGGCGACCTCGGTCACCTCGTGATGGCCCAGGCCATCGCGGCCGGGCTGGGCCTGACGGTGCCGGCGGATCCTGACGCCGAACTCGCCCGGCTCTCGGCCGATCCGGTCTTCGCGCTGGTGCGCGAGCGACGCGAACTGCGCTCCGAAGCCTGGCTGCCCTACGTCGGCTACACTCTCGACACGCCCTTCAAGTCCAACTCGGTCAAGGCCGCCGAGAAGACCGTCGAGCGGCTGCAGCAGCTGATTGAAGCGCCGGTTGGAAAGTAA
- a CDS encoding helix-turn-helix transcriptional regulator — protein sequence MKNRLTELRASREWSQGDLAERLAVSRQTINAIETEKYDPSLPLALKIGRLFKLPVEEIFES from the coding sequence ATGAAGAACCGTCTGACAGAGCTCCGAGCCTCGCGAGAGTGGTCGCAGGGCGATCTTGCCGAGAGGCTCGCGGTGTCGCGACAGACCATCAACGCGATCGAGACGGAGAAATACGACCCGAGCCTGCCGCTGGCGCTGAAGATCGGCAGATTGTTCAAGCTCCCAGTAGAGGAAATCTTCGAAAGCTGA
- a CDS encoding alpha/beta fold hydrolase, whose amino-acid sequence MSTLLGRRRERIAAAPTRTALALGSSSDWGGKSLGVVADQAGHGHGLEAALHGAVGVTEALDDGIEHVGFGDMLHRARPRRILPVKWFAGRHVACNERSVKILRAIVVVAAAAMAAPGVRAAETAVAITPELKGAWVKPDKGWDGRAVLLLHGFASDMDDAGGLFKRLARELATKGIASLRINFRGEGDASRTDIESTFATRLEDTAAAYAWLAEQRGVNASRLGVLGFSLGASTAIETGAQYPDWFKTMAVWSSPGGDQFAELTEEFKPAFEQARHTGVGTMELAGWKTVTLRKEFFESFRGIDLDKSLAKYPGAFLTVRGTQDMLAQHDDVFLKIAPGEPKEKLIIEGADHIFHVFDGEKGQSAQVIDATVAWFLRTL is encoded by the coding sequence GTGTCTACGCTCCTTGGCCGGAGGCGCGAGCGGATTGCTGCCGCGCCGACGCGGACCGCGCTGGCCTTGGGGTCGTCCTCGGACTGGGGCGGGAAGTCCTTGGGGGTGGTCGCCGACCAGGCCGGGCATGGCCATGGTCTCGAGGCCGCTTTGCATGGCGCCGTTGGTGTTACCGAGGCCCTCGACGACGGGATTGAGCACGTCGGGTTCGGCGACATGCTGCACCGGGCGCGTCCGCGGAGAATTCTTCCGGTAAAATGGTTCGCCGGTCGGCACGTCGCGTGCAATGAAAGGAGCGTGAAAATCCTTCGCGCAATCGTGGTTGTGGCCGCCGCGGCAATGGCGGCGCCGGGAGTCCGGGCGGCCGAAACTGCGGTCGCGATCACGCCGGAGCTCAAAGGGGCATGGGTGAAACCGGACAAAGGTTGGGATGGTCGCGCGGTGCTGCTGCTGCACGGCTTCGCGTCCGACATGGACGATGCCGGCGGCCTGTTCAAGCGGTTGGCGCGGGAGCTGGCGACCAAGGGCATTGCGTCGTTGCGCATCAATTTCCGCGGCGAGGGCGACGCCAGCCGCACGGACATCGAGTCCACCTTCGCCACGCGGCTCGAGGACACCGCGGCGGCCTATGCCTGGCTGGCCGAGCAGCGCGGCGTGAACGCCAGCCGGCTCGGCGTGCTGGGCTTCAGCCTGGGCGCCTCGACGGCGATCGAAACCGGCGCGCAATACCCGGACTGGTTCAAGACGATGGCGGTGTGGTCGAGCCCCGGCGGCGACCAGTTCGCTGAGTTGACCGAGGAATTCAAGCCGGCCTTCGAGCAGGCCCGACACACCGGCGTAGGCACGATGGAACTGGCCGGCTGGAAGACCGTCACGCTGCGGAAGGAGTTTTTCGAGAGCTTCCGCGGCATCGACCTGGACAAGTCGCTGGCGAAATACCCTGGCGCATTCCTCACCGTGCGCGGCACCCAGGACATGCTCGCGCAGCATGACGACGTGTTCCTGAAAATCGCCCCCGGTGAACCGAAGGAGAAGCTGATCATCGAGGGCGCCGACCACATCTTCCACGTGTTCGACGGCGAGAAGGGCCAGTCCGCGCAGGTGATCGACGCGACCGTCGCGTGGTTCCTCCGGACATTGTAG
- a CDS encoding ATP-binding cassette domain-containing protein: MASLLNLLDVSLHFGGPAILEKINFQIDPGERVCLLGRNGAGKSTLMKVIAGEMKPDTGDVFRPSGSVYRRLNQEVPADLAGTVHDIVYGGLRSNDDHHEEEWERDVRVEDLITAIRLPPTQEFSALSGGLKRRALLARALAGQPDLLLLDEPTNHLDLESILWLEEFLLETKPTLFFVTHDRAFLRRISTRIVELDRGRLAGWACDYDTYLGRKQEVLEAEERQRALFDKKLAQEEEWIRRGVKAQRSRATARINALKAMRVEARARRDRTGTATIKLAEAERSGVKVIEAENVSYAWADGKTVIRDFSTVIRRGEKIGILGPNGAGKTTLIKLLLGQLAPTSGSIKHGTNLEVVYFDQLRAQIDDDKTVADNIANGNATVTIDGRTRAVISYLQDFLFEPARARTPARVLSGGERNRLLLARLFTQPANVLVLDEPTNDLDAETLDLLEDLLVEFQGTLLLVSHDREFLDEVVTSTLVFEGDGKLGDYAGGYTDWMQDKAKMAARATLLQGGARPSSSAKATDDRPGGLAPVAGKNLSGGQVPPKKKLSGKEQKELETLPLKIEALEKEQTELTAKLADPAFYKKEAVKFAEVKKRLETVEKEHATAFARWEELEAARSGS; encoded by the coding sequence TTGGCCTCTTTGCTCAACCTGCTCGACGTCAGCCTCCACTTCGGGGGCCCGGCGATCTTGGAAAAGATCAACTTCCAGATCGATCCGGGCGAGCGCGTCTGCCTGCTCGGGCGCAACGGCGCAGGCAAGTCCACCCTCATGAAGGTCATCGCCGGCGAGATGAAGCCCGACACGGGCGACGTCTTCCGCCCGTCCGGGTCGGTCTACCGCCGGTTGAACCAGGAGGTCCCGGCCGACCTCGCCGGCACGGTGCACGACATCGTTTACGGCGGCCTGCGGTCCAACGACGACCACCACGAGGAGGAATGGGAGCGCGACGTCCGCGTGGAGGACCTGATCACCGCCATCCGCCTGCCGCCCACCCAGGAGTTCTCCGCACTTTCCGGCGGCCTCAAGCGCCGCGCGCTGCTGGCCCGCGCCCTCGCCGGCCAGCCCGACCTGCTGTTGCTCGACGAGCCGACCAACCATCTCGACCTCGAGTCGATCCTCTGGCTGGAGGAATTCCTGCTGGAGACCAAGCCCACGTTGTTCTTCGTCACGCACGACCGCGCCTTCCTGCGCCGCATCTCCACCCGCATCGTCGAGCTCGACCGCGGCCGGCTGGCCGGCTGGGCCTGTGACTACGACACCTACCTCGGGCGCAAGCAGGAGGTCCTCGAGGCCGAGGAACGGCAGCGCGCGCTGTTCGACAAGAAGCTGGCGCAGGAGGAGGAGTGGATCCGTCGCGGCGTGAAGGCCCAGCGTTCGCGCGCCACGGCCCGCATCAACGCTCTCAAGGCCATGCGCGTCGAGGCCCGCGCCCGCCGCGACCGCACCGGCACGGCCACCATCAAGCTCGCCGAGGCCGAGCGCAGCGGCGTGAAGGTCATCGAGGCCGAGAACGTCTCCTACGCGTGGGCCGACGGGAAGACCGTCATCCGCGACTTTTCCACCGTCATCCGCCGCGGCGAGAAGATCGGCATTCTCGGCCCCAACGGCGCGGGCAAGACGACCCTGATCAAGCTCCTGCTCGGCCAGCTCGCGCCGACCAGCGGCAGCATCAAGCACGGCACCAACCTCGAGGTCGTCTACTTCGACCAGCTGCGCGCGCAGATCGACGATGACAAGACCGTGGCCGACAACATCGCCAACGGTAACGCGACCGTCACGATCGACGGCCGCACGCGGGCCGTCATCAGCTACCTGCAGGATTTCCTCTTCGAGCCGGCCCGCGCCCGCACGCCGGCGCGCGTGCTCTCCGGCGGCGAGCGCAACCGCCTGCTGCTGGCGCGGCTCTTCACCCAGCCGGCCAACGTGCTGGTGCTCGACGAGCCGACCAACGACCTCGACGCCGAGACGCTCGATCTGCTGGAGGATCTGCTGGTGGAGTTCCAGGGCACGCTGCTGCTCGTGAGCCATGATCGCGAATTCCTCGACGAGGTTGTCACGAGCACGCTGGTGTTCGAGGGCGACGGGAAGCTCGGCGACTACGCCGGTGGCTACACCGACTGGATGCAGGACAAGGCCAAGATGGCGGCGCGGGCAACTTTGCTCCAAGGTGGCGCCCGGCCTTCATCCTCCGCCAAGGCTACGGACGACAGGCCGGGCGGGCTTGCTCCGGTTGCGGGTAAAAACCTGTCCGGAGGCCAGGTTCCACCCAAGAAAAAACTTTCCGGCAAGGAGCAGAAGGAGCTCGAGACGCTGCCGCTGAAGATCGAGGCGCTCGAGAAGGAGCAGACCGAACTCACGGCCAAGCTCGCCGATCCGGCGTTCTACAAGAAGGAAGCGGTGAAGTTTGCCGAGGTGAAGAAGCGCCTCGAAACCGTGGAAAAGGAACACGCCACGGCGTTTGCGCGCTGGGAGGAGCTGGAGGCGGCGCGGAGCGGAAGCTGA
- a CDS encoding DoxX family protein translates to MQKLLRLEFIANSPDFGLLVLRLLLGVSMIWLHGWGKLMSLFSGKISFLDPLHIGQTPSFLLVIFAEVGCSVLIALGLFTRLAAAVLAFNMGVAFFVVNGAALAKGELAWLYFGGYLVLFAAGAGKFSVDKK, encoded by the coding sequence ATGCAAAAACTCCTCCGCCTCGAATTCATCGCGAACAGCCCGGATTTCGGCCTGCTCGTGCTCCGGCTCCTGCTCGGCGTCTCGATGATCTGGCTGCACGGCTGGGGCAAGCTCATGAGTCTGTTCTCCGGCAAGATTTCCTTCCTGGATCCGCTGCACATCGGCCAGACGCCGAGCTTCCTGCTCGTCATCTTTGCCGAGGTGGGCTGCTCGGTGCTGATCGCGCTCGGGTTGTTCACGCGCCTCGCGGCGGCCGTGCTCGCGTTCAACATGGGCGTGGCCTTCTTTGTGGTGAATGGCGCGGCCTTGGCGAAGGGGGAGCTGGCCTGGCTGTATTTTGGCGGCTACCTGGTGCTGTTCGCGGCCGGCGCAGGGAAGTTCAGCGTGGATAAGAAATAG
- a CDS encoding VOC family protein has protein sequence MPVKNPPIAAGTRIGHVHLKVADLQRALDFYVGVLGFQLMQQYGTEAAFISAGGYHHHLGLNTWESRGGTPPPPGHTGLFHTAILYPTRAALADALRRLIAAKIPLDGASDHGVSEALYLRDPDQNGVELYWDRLQEKWPRDAKGGLAMTTARLDLNNLLAER, from the coding sequence ATGCCTGTCAAAAATCCGCCCATCGCCGCCGGGACCCGCATCGGCCACGTCCACCTGAAGGTCGCCGACCTCCAGCGCGCCCTCGACTTCTACGTCGGCGTGCTCGGTTTCCAGCTCATGCAGCAATACGGCACCGAGGCGGCGTTCATCTCCGCGGGCGGCTATCACCACCACCTCGGGCTCAACACCTGGGAAAGCCGCGGCGGCACGCCGCCGCCCCCGGGCCACACCGGGCTGTTTCACACCGCCATCCTCTACCCGACCCGCGCCGCGCTCGCCGACGCCCTGCGCCGGCTCATCGCCGCGAAAATCCCGCTCGACGGCGCCTCCGACCACGGCGTGAGCGAGGCGCTCTACCTCCGCGATCCCGACCAGAACGGCGTCGAACTCTACTGGGACCGGCTGCAGGAGAAATGGCCGCGCGATGCGAAGGGCGGCCTCGCCATGACCACCGCCCGGCTGGACCTGAACAACCTGCTCGCAGAGCGCTGA
- a CDS encoding MFS transporter: MHPSPTREAARLSDLSPLQWKSGIAAWLGWLFDGLELHLYTLVATPLVIQLLHTAGTDPAVQEKSAYIQAAFLVGWAVGGAFFGRLGDKLGRSRALALTVLTYALCTGLCAFSQTWWQLMLFRFIAALGIGGEWAVGACLLTETWPRAWRPWLAAMLQTGVNLGIILGAVLVGLLSLILPPNSERWVFLLGVIPALLVFWIRRHVPEPEAWAQAEHQAAAKPGVRELFRGTILATTLRTATVCALGLSGWWLFLFWQSQHLRKLLGDTGRPAGEILRIVSLSFLLVNVTSIVGNFFGGWLARWLGNPRAILLLFLGLGASIVGAFIVPRPPDALAWFWCPLVGLFAGVFGLFTMYLPPLFPVLLRTTGTGFCYNIGRIAAAAASVIFGWLAPVGDFRTALLASSLLLFGAAVASWWLPTNIAED, translated from the coding sequence ATGCACCCCAGCCCGACGCGTGAAGCCGCGCGCCTGAGCGATTTGTCGCCCCTGCAGTGGAAATCCGGCATCGCCGCCTGGCTGGGCTGGCTCTTCGACGGCCTCGAGCTGCACCTCTACACGCTCGTGGCCACGCCGCTGGTCATCCAGCTCCTGCACACCGCCGGCACCGATCCCGCGGTGCAGGAGAAGAGCGCCTACATCCAGGCCGCCTTCCTGGTCGGCTGGGCGGTGGGCGGCGCGTTCTTCGGCCGGCTGGGCGACAAGCTCGGCCGCAGCCGGGCGCTGGCGCTGACCGTGCTGACCTACGCCCTTTGCACCGGGCTGTGCGCCTTTTCGCAAACGTGGTGGCAGCTGATGCTTTTCCGTTTCATCGCCGCGCTCGGCATCGGCGGCGAATGGGCCGTGGGCGCGTGCCTGCTGACCGAGACCTGGCCGCGGGCGTGGCGGCCGTGGCTCGCCGCAATGCTGCAGACGGGCGTGAACCTCGGCATCATCCTCGGCGCCGTGCTCGTGGGCCTGCTCTCGCTCATCCTGCCGCCCAACTCCGAACGCTGGGTGTTCCTGCTGGGCGTCATCCCCGCGTTGCTCGTTTTCTGGATCCGCCGCCATGTGCCCGAGCCCGAGGCCTGGGCGCAGGCGGAGCACCAGGCCGCGGCCAAGCCGGGCGTGCGTGAACTCTTCCGCGGAACCATCCTCGCGACGACGCTGCGCACCGCGACGGTCTGCGCGCTCGGCCTTTCCGGCTGGTGGCTCTTCCTGTTCTGGCAGTCACAGCATTTGCGAAAGCTGCTGGGCGACACCGGCCGGCCGGCCGGCGAGATCCTGCGGATCGTCTCGCTGTCCTTCCTGCTGGTCAACGTGACGTCCATCGTCGGCAATTTCTTCGGCGGCTGGCTGGCGCGGTGGCTCGGCAACCCGCGGGCCATCCTGCTGCTCTTCCTCGGCCTCGGCGCCAGCATCGTCGGGGCGTTCATCGTGCCGCGCCCGCCCGATGCGCTGGCGTGGTTCTGGTGCCCGCTGGTCGGATTGTTCGCCGGGGTGTTCGGCCTGTTCACCATGTACCTGCCGCCGCTGTTCCCCGTGCTGCTGCGCACGACGGGAACGGGCTTCTGCTACAACATCGGGCGCATCGCCGCGGCCGCCGCCTCGGTGATCTTCGGTTGGCTGGCGCCGGTCGGCGATTTCCGCACGGCGCTGCTGGCGTCGAGCCTGCTACTCTTCGGGGCCGCGGTCGCGTCGTGGTGGCTGCCGACGAACATCGCGGAGGATTAG
- a CDS encoding SRPBCC family protein: MNIHPLTITVSASRDTVFNFLADIENLPKWTGGWCERLMLQRGRWWALTAEGEQVVDMETSAGTGVIDFRAGSSPERFRLTPIRVVALSTRRTLVSFILIEGPDEPDEVFARRRELLQRAADTLLKRFGGGELHSVPPLAELGLN, encoded by the coding sequence ATGAACATCCATCCCCTGACCATCACCGTGTCCGCCTCGCGCGATACCGTTTTCAACTTCCTGGCCGACATCGAGAACCTGCCCAAGTGGACCGGCGGCTGGTGCGAGCGCCTCATGCTCCAGCGCGGCCGCTGGTGGGCCCTGACCGCCGAGGGCGAGCAGGTCGTGGACATGGAGACGAGCGCCGGCACCGGCGTGATCGACTTCCGTGCCGGGTCGTCGCCCGAGCGGTTCCGCCTGACGCCGATCCGTGTGGTCGCCCTTTCCACGCGCCGCACGCTGGTCAGCTTTATCCTGATCGAGGGGCCGGACGAACCGGATGAAGTCTTCGCCCGGCGCCGCGAATTGCTGCAGCGCGCGGCGGACACGCTGCTCAAGCGCTTCGGGGGCGGCGAGCTGCACTCGGTGCCGCCGCTCGCCGAGCTGGGGCTGAACTAA
- a CDS encoding VOC family protein, with protein MIKVTTFAFTAYPITDLARSRAFYETLLGLKPATAWEGDGKGWIEYEFGDACLAITNGSGDRWKPSANGPAVALEVADFPAAIAAFKAAAVKFAVEPMEFPPCHYAAILDPDGNQLIIHHRKPKA; from the coding sequence ATGATCAAAGTCACCACCTTCGCCTTCACCGCCTATCCCATCACCGACCTCGCCCGCTCCCGCGCGTTCTACGAAACACTGCTGGGCCTCAAGCCCGCCACCGCCTGGGAGGGCGACGGCAAGGGCTGGATCGAATACGAGTTCGGCGACGCCTGCCTCGCCATCACCAACGGCTCCGGCGACCGGTGGAAGCCGTCGGCCAACGGCCCGGCGGTCGCGCTGGAGGTGGCCGATTTTCCCGCGGCGATCGCGGCCTTCAAGGCGGCAGCGGTGAAGTTCGCCGTCGAGCCGATGGAGTTCCCGCCCTGCCACTATGCCGCCATCCTCGATCCCGACGGCAACCAGCTGATCATCCACCACCGCAAACCGAAGGCCTGA
- a CDS encoding VOC family protein, protein MLQGLRTVLYPAPDLARAKAWYAEVSGVAPYFDEPFYVGFNLGGFELGLVPDAPVHRPPGGVTAYWGVADVGAACAHFFAHGATVHEEPKNVGGGITVASVLDPFGNIIGLIDNPSFDPRTVK, encoded by the coding sequence ATGCTCCAAGGTCTCCGCACCGTCCTTTATCCCGCGCCCGACCTGGCCCGCGCCAAGGCCTGGTATGCCGAGGTGTCCGGCGTCGCGCCGTATTTCGACGAACCGTTCTATGTCGGCTTCAACCTCGGCGGTTTCGAACTCGGCCTCGTGCCCGATGCGCCCGTGCACCGGCCGCCGGGCGGAGTGACGGCCTACTGGGGCGTGGCGGATGTCGGCGCGGCCTGCGCGCACTTCTTCGCGCACGGCGCCACGGTCCACGAGGAGCCGAAGAATGTCGGCGGCGGCATCACGGTCGCCTCCGTGCTCGATCCTTTCGGCAACATCATCGGCCTGATCGACAACCCGTCGTTCGATCCGCGCACCGTCAAGTAG
- a CDS encoding nuclear transport factor 2 family protein, with translation MLNSPSVRSTPVLGLLTAGLTLAMMPATGSGAAVDDAKTVAALDTEFQAAVKRNDAATIGRIQADDMILVTGRGAVFTKDDHVKAAQNRERSYEQQDEEPGTQTVRVWGDTAVVTALLWIKGTARDGKAFDYKLWFSDTYVRTAAGWKYAFGQASLPLPKETK, from the coding sequence ATGCTTAACTCCCCCTCCGTGCGTTCCACCCCCGTGCTGGGCCTCCTGACCGCCGGCCTTACCCTGGCCATGATGCCGGCCACCGGCTCGGGCGCGGCGGTCGATGACGCGAAAACCGTCGCCGCGCTCGACACGGAGTTCCAAGCCGCCGTGAAGCGCAACGATGCCGCCACGATCGGCCGGATCCAGGCCGACGACATGATCCTGGTCACGGGCCGCGGCGCGGTCTTCACGAAGGACGACCACGTCAAGGCCGCGCAGAACCGGGAGCGGAGCTACGAGCAGCAGGACGAGGAGCCGGGCACGCAGACCGTCCGCGTCTGGGGCGACACCGCCGTCGTGACCGCGTTGCTCTGGATCAAGGGCACCGCCAGGGACGGCAAGGCGTTCGATTACAAACTGTGGTTCAGCGACACCTATGTGCGCACGGCGGCCGGCTGGAAATATGCTTTTGGTCAGGCCTCGCTGCCACTGCCCAAGGAAACCAAATAA
- a CDS encoding YafY family protein: protein MNRTDRLVAMVLFLQGRRVVRAMELAQHFEITERTVYRDIAALGEAGVPISGEAGVGYSLMKGYQLPPVMFTAEEAVSLFVGGELVKQFTDASLQAPMMSALDKLRAVLPRDRQDHVERLVARTVVYGQSSRRNAPEAAGQRWLLPVQQGVVLRRVLRMCYQGRERTEETARDVEPLGVVFYGGAWYLVAWCRLRTDYRHFRIDRIRRLELSPEKFELRDGFSFKEHMEQSAAREKTLPVRVWFHRSAQERAQRESFATLIEEKARDGGAEFALYAWSLEWMARWLLSFGDRAEALAPAKLRTLVCAEAAKIARLHAD from the coding sequence ATGAATCGGACCGACCGGCTCGTCGCGATGGTGCTGTTCCTGCAGGGGCGGCGCGTCGTGCGCGCCATGGAACTGGCACAGCACTTCGAGATCACGGAGCGCACGGTCTACCGCGACATCGCCGCGCTGGGCGAGGCGGGCGTGCCGATCTCCGGCGAAGCCGGCGTGGGCTACAGCCTGATGAAAGGCTACCAGCTGCCGCCGGTGATGTTCACGGCCGAGGAGGCCGTGTCGCTGTTCGTCGGCGGCGAACTGGTGAAACAGTTCACCGACGCCTCGTTGCAGGCGCCGATGATGTCGGCCCTCGACAAGCTCCGCGCCGTGCTGCCGCGCGACCGGCAGGACCATGTCGAGCGGCTGGTGGCGCGCACGGTGGTCTACGGCCAGTCCTCCCGGCGGAACGCCCCCGAGGCGGCGGGCCAGCGCTGGCTGCTGCCGGTGCAGCAGGGCGTGGTGCTGCGGCGCGTGCTGCGGATGTGCTACCAGGGGCGCGAGCGCACCGAGGAGACGGCGCGCGACGTTGAGCCGCTGGGCGTGGTCTTCTACGGCGGCGCGTGGTATCTGGTGGCGTGGTGCCGGCTGCGGACGGACTACCGGCATTTCCGCATCGACCGCATCCGGCGGCTCGAGCTGTCGCCCGAGAAATTCGAACTCCGCGACGGTTTTTCGTTCAAGGAGCACATGGAGCAGTCCGCCGCCCGGGAGAAAACCCTGCCGGTGCGCGTGTGGTTCCATCGCTCGGCGCAGGAACGGGCGCAGCGCGAAAGCTTCGCCACTCTGATCGAGGAGAAGGCGCGCGATGGCGGCGCCGAATTTGCGCTCTATGCTTGGTCGCTGGAATGGATGGCGCGGTGGCTGTTGTCGTTTGGCGACCGCGCCGAGGCGCTGGCCCCGGCCAAGCTCCGCACGCTGGTGTGCGCGGAAGCTGCAAAAATCGCGCGTTTACACGCGGATTAA